ATCCGTGTCGACGAACACTTTAATGTCCATCAAGTCACGCAGACGATCGTCCTCGAGCGCCAAAATACCTTCGACGATGACGACGTCGACCGGCTCGATCAAGATCGTCTTGTCCGAGCGCGTGTGCGCCGCATAGTCATACACCGGTTTCTCGATGGCCTTGTGCTCTTGTAACTGCTTGATATGCTCGATCAAAAGATCGTTATCGAATGCGAACGGGTGGTCATAGTTCGTCTTATATCGTTCTTCCATCGTCATCTCTGACTGGTCTTTATAATACGCGTCTTGCTCGATCATGACGACCGATTGTCCTTTGAACGCATCCACGAGCGCGCGGGCCACGGTCGTCTTACCTGATCCGGTCCCCCCGGCCACGCCGATAATGACGGGTTTATGTTGCATCAAAGTTAAGTCCTCCTCATCGTAATTTACGACTGATTGCTAGGCCATCACCAAGGGGCAAAATTGCAGTATGATAATCGGTCCGTGCCATCAATTGCTCAGTAAACTCTTTTACGAGACGAACAAGCCGGCGGCGTCGACGGTCAAGCACTGACACATCCTCGAGCAGGACGTCCCCTCGTAAAAATAAATTATCGCTGTAAATCGTACCACCAATTGGTACTAAAGCGCCATACCCATCAAAGAATTTTTGATACTGACCTTTGGCCGCGTCGATAAAGACCGCATCGAATTCTCCTTCAATCGTCCCGATCAACTCCACCGCATCACCATGAATGACAGTGATTCGGTCCGATACGTCCGAGCGTCCGATAAAGCCGAGTGCCTCTTCGTGACGTCGTGCGTTTCGTTCGATCGTGACGATTTCCGCGTCCGGCAACAGTTCAGCCATTCGAATCGCACTGTATCCGATTGCCGTACCGACCTCAAGGATCCGTTTCGGACGTTGCATCGCGAGAAGCGACAGCAACACTTCAGATCCGGTCAAGTCCATGATTGGCACGTGATGTTCTCGGGCGAACGCCTCCATCTCCGCCAATAACGGCGACCGGGGCGTGACCAAGTTCTCCACGTAACCTTCATAGGATGAATGTTCCACGTCGTACACCTCTTACTCTCTAATCATTCAAACGACCGGAAGCCAAGGCTTCCGGTCGCATATCCGTCAATTGTTGTTTGCTTCTTCGAACGCTTCCCATTCTGGACGATACTTGTTGACGTTCTGTTGGTGCGCCTCGTACTCCACTTCGAACAAGACTTCCCCGTTCGGGAATCCTTCACGCGGTGGTCGGGCGTAGAAATAAACGTTATCCGTATCGTTCGGATTGAGCGTGGCGACGAATGCGTCACGACTGACCGCAGCGATTGGTCCGATTGGGATCCCTTCGTAGCGGTATGTGTTATAAAGTGAATCGTTTTGGAGATCGTTGAACGATGTGAAAATCGAAGTCTCCCCGGTACCATACCAGACGGTCGGGTCGGACTGCAACTTCATGCCATCGGCCAGACGGTTCTCAAACACACCCGCGATCTCTTGACGGTCTTCCGTCGAGACCGCTTCTTTCTCAACGATCGAGGCGAGCGATAACGTCTCATGGAACGTGCGTCCCGACGCTTCGACCGCATCGCCGTATTCGAGATAGAGCTGTTCGGTCGGCTTGAGCATCTCATCGATGATCTGAGTGAGCGTCACACCTTTATCGAACTCATACGTTGCCGGGAACAAGTAACCTTCGAGCGGGTGATAAATTCCGTCGGCGAGCACTTCGTCCGTCAGCATCTCATGCTCATTGACGAGCGAGCGGATATACTCCTCGTCGCTCAGTTGGTCCGAAATCTCTTCTTTCGGAATATCAGCCTGTTTTGCGAGACGCGAGATGACTTGGTCGATCGTAAAGCCTTCCGGGATCACCAATTTGATATCCGGGACGACGATGACTTTCCCCGTCTTCAACGTGGCGATCAACTCGTCAAGTGATTGTGACGGAGACAACGTATACGTCCCCGCTTGGAACGATGATTCATTTTTAAACCGTGTGTAAAAACGGAAAATCGTGCTATTCCTCACGAGGCCATTCTCTTCGAGTAGTTCGCCAATGTAACCAGAACCTGCACCGAGCGGAACCTCGACCTCGACCGTTTCGGTCGAAGCTGGGTCAACGGGTTCGAGCGATCGTTTCACGAACGCATAAGATACCGCGGCACCTGTGGCGATCACTAGAAGAAAGACAGCAAGGATGATAACCGTAATTCGCCGAACAATCCGGTTACGTGCACGCTTCTCATCAAACATCGATGGATGGTTCATGCGCATTTCTCCCCTGTTCTTCTGTTATGAAGATGGGCGACGAGGGTTTCCCCTAGTCGCCCGTCCACGTATTAGTCTAAACCAACTTCGTCATTGACGATATCGAACGCTTCCATGACTTCCTCGAAGTCATCATCGTCTTCGACGAGCTTCAAGATGAACTCGCCATCTTCAAGTTCTTCGATTTCAAACGCGTACACTTCGATTGTGTCGTCATCTTCGTCTTCTGTTTCTGGATTGCCGACCGGCTCAAGAACGACAAACGTCTTCTTCGAGCGGTCGCTCGTCATCCGGAAAATTTCTGCAAATAAATGCTCGTCTCCATTTTCGTCTGGAATACGGTACATTTCTTCTTCACGACGGATTTCTGCCATGAGTAATTCCTCCTTATTTGCCTGCACGATCCAGGTAATTTTGTAAAATCATGACGGCTGCCATCTTATCGATGACGGCCTTTCTCTTTTTTCGGCTGACGTCTGCTGAAATGAGCATCCGCTCCGCTTGCATCGTCGTCAAACGCTCGTCGACGAGAACCGTCGGCAAACCGGTCGCTTCGGTGAGGGCCGCGGCAAACGCCTGTGACGCCTCGCCCCGAGGTCCGATTGTCGCGTTCATGTTCTTCGGGAGGCCGACAACGACTTCTTTCACATCGTACTGCTCAATAATCGGTTGAAGCAGACGGACAGCTTCCTCAAAGTCCGGCTCGGTCCAGTAGACCGTCTCCACGCCTTGCGCCGTCCATCCCATGAGGTCGCTCACGGCGACCCCAATCGTCTTCGAACCGACATCGAGCCCCATGACTCGCTTCATATTAATCCTCTCTACGATCGTTCAAATACGATTTGACCAACTCTTCGAGCAGCTCATCTCGTTCGATTTTGCGAATTAAGTTTCGCGCATCGTTATGACGCGGGATGTAGGCAGGGTCACCTGACAACAAGTATCCGACGATTTGATTGATCGGTTGGTAGCCTTTCTCCTCGAGTGCTTGATACACCGTGA
This sequence is a window from Exiguobacterium mexicanum. Protein-coding genes within it:
- a CDS encoding DUF1292 domain-containing protein is translated as MAEIRREEEMYRIPDENGDEHLFAEIFRMTSDRSKKTFVVLEPVGNPETEDEDDDTIEVYAFEIEELEDGEFILKLVEDDDDFEEVMEAFDIVNDEVGLD
- the mltG gene encoding endolytic transglycosylase MltG is translated as MNHPSMFDEKRARNRIVRRITVIILAVFLLVIATGAAVSYAFVKRSLEPVDPASTETVEVEVPLGAGSGYIGELLEENGLVRNSTIFRFYTRFKNESSFQAGTYTLSPSQSLDELIATLKTGKVIVVPDIKLVIPEGFTIDQVISRLAKQADIPKEEISDQLSDEEYIRSLVNEHEMLTDEVLADGIYHPLEGYLFPATYEFDKGVTLTQIIDEMLKPTEQLYLEYGDAVEASGRTFHETLSLASIVEKEAVSTEDRQEIAGVFENRLADGMKLQSDPTVWYGTGETSIFTSFNDLQNDSLYNTYRYEGIPIGPIAAVSRDAFVATLNPNDTDNVYFYARPPREGFPNGEVLFEVEYEAHQQNVNKYRPEWEAFEEANNN
- a CDS encoding IreB family regulatory phosphoprotein; its protein translation is MSQMDRTMQFNFPEDDNRANTRETLITVYQALEEKGYQPINQIVGYLLSGDPAYIPRHNDARNLIRKIERDELLEELVKSYLNDRRED
- the udk gene encoding uridine kinase, whose translation is MQHKPVIIGVAGGTGSGKTTVARALVDAFKGQSVVMIEQDAYYKDQSEMTMEERYKTNYDHPFAFDNDLLIEHIKQLQEHKAIEKPVYDYAAHTRSDKTILIEPVDVVIVEGILALEDDRLRDLMDIKVFVDTDADVRILRRMQRDLNERGRSIDSVVAQYTNVVRPMHLQFCEPTKRYADIIVPEGGENFVAIDLLVTKIRWVLTERNRA
- the ruvX gene encoding Holliday junction resolvase RuvX, with protein sequence MKRVMGLDVGSKTIGVAVSDLMGWTAQGVETVYWTEPDFEEAVRLLQPIIEQYDVKEVVVGLPKNMNATIGPRGEASQAFAAALTEATGLPTVLVDERLTTMQAERMLISADVSRKKRKAVIDKMAAVMILQNYLDRAGK
- a CDS encoding O-methyltransferase; translation: MEHSSYEGYVENLVTPRSPLLAEMEAFAREHHVPIMDLTGSEVLLSLLAMQRPKRILEVGTAIGYSAIRMAELLPDAEIVTIERNARRHEEALGFIGRSDVSDRITVIHGDAVELIGTIEGEFDAVFIDAAKGQYQKFFDGYGALVPIGGTIYSDNLFLRGDVLLEDVSVLDRRRRRLVRLVKEFTEQLMARTDYHTAILPLGDGLAISRKLR